Proteins encoded together in one Panthera uncia isolate 11264 chromosome A2, Puncia_PCG_1.0, whole genome shotgun sequence window:
- the LOC125929484 gene encoding 40S ribosomal protein S20 has product MAFKDTGKTPVEPEVAIHRIRITLTSRNVKSLEKVCADLIRGAKEKNLKVKGPVRMPTKTLRITTRKTPCGEGSKTWDRFQMRIHKRLIDLHSPSEIVKQITSISIEPGVEVEVTIADA; this is encoded by the coding sequence ATGGCTTTTAAAGACACCGGGAAGACCCCCGTGGAACCGGAGGTGGCGATTCACCGAATTAGAATCACTCTAACCAGCCGCAACGTAAAATCTTTGGAGAAGGTGTGTGCCGACTTGATCAGAGGCGCCAAGGAAAAGAATCTCAAAGTGAAAGGACCGGTTCGGATGCCCACGAAGACTCTGAGAATCACTACAAGAAAAACTCCTTGTGGTGAAGGTTCTAAGACTTGGGATCGTTTTCAGATGAGGATCCACAAGCGGCTCATTGATTTGCACAGTCCGTCTGAGATTGTTAAACAGATTACTTCCATCAGTATCGAGCCAGGAGTTGAGGTGGAAGTCACCATTGCAGATGCTTAA